A single window of Vibrio campbellii CAIM 519 = NBRC 15631 = ATCC 25920 DNA harbors:
- the ompV gene encoding outer membrane protein OmpV: MNKTIIALLTLTASGAATAGDTYIRNGNIYNNEGGWMVEAGVFQASDLFKDQKHNTAPVLNGGYHGEDFNADLGGINYRFLGDNDELLNMSAYVVGNGVPRDSDVAKSLKGTKRRDIAIDLGLNTDFRLDPNNVISTYLQHDVSGAYKGFQGGATYFHIMNIGNADFVPFASVSYQSADYVDYYFGVTDKEARANRKAYKGDASVNYGLGYKLVVPITEHWQISQVSQYTRLGSGISDSSIVDSANQWAVGATVSYNF; the protein is encoded by the coding sequence ATGAACAAAACAATTATTGCATTATTAACGTTGACGGCTTCGGGTGCAGCAACAGCTGGTGACACTTACATTCGTAATGGTAACATCTATAACAACGAGGGCGGTTGGATGGTCGAAGCTGGCGTATTCCAAGCCAGTGATCTTTTCAAAGACCAAAAGCACAATACAGCACCAGTATTAAACGGTGGCTACCACGGTGAAGACTTCAACGCTGATTTAGGCGGTATCAACTACCGTTTCCTAGGTGACAACGATGAACTACTGAACATGAGTGCTTACGTGGTAGGTAACGGTGTGCCTCGTGATAGCGATGTAGCGAAGAGCCTAAAAGGTACTAAACGACGTGATATCGCGATCGATCTAGGTTTAAACACAGACTTCAGACTTGATCCAAACAACGTGATTTCAACTTACCTACAACACGATGTCTCTGGTGCCTATAAAGGCTTCCAAGGTGGTGCGACTTACTTCCACATCATGAACATCGGCAATGCTGATTTCGTACCATTTGCGAGCGTGTCTTACCAAAGCGCAGACTATGTAGATTACTACTTCGGTGTCACAGACAAAGAAGCACGCGCTAATCGCAAAGCATACAAAGGCGACGCAAGCGTAAACTACGGTTTAGGTTACAAACTGGTAGTGCCAATCACTGAGCACTGGCAAATCAGCCAAGTATCACAATATACACGTCTAGGTAGCGGCATCAGCGATTCTTCTATCGTAGACAGTGCAAATCAATGGGCAGTAGGCGCGACAGTTTCTTACAACTTCTAA
- a CDS encoding GNAT family N-acetyltransferase, whose protein sequence is MLEWRIKKFADLSVQELYDFLQQRVNIFIVDMNAPYSDLDGKDNHPDTYHVMGYDNERLLAYSRIMPPKLGYPVDVLPLLNSDANDVCIGRVIVAEDYRGKSIGNQLMQVSFDATRKIYPNDSIFISAQAHLKDYYGKFGFDVVTDSYLEDGCTMLGLRHIPKVICSA, encoded by the coding sequence ATGCTCGAATGGAGAATTAAGAAATTCGCAGATCTGTCTGTTCAAGAGCTTTACGATTTTTTGCAGCAAAGAGTCAATATTTTCATCGTAGACATGAACGCGCCATACAGCGATTTGGATGGTAAAGATAACCATCCCGACACCTACCACGTAATGGGATATGATAACGAACGTCTGTTGGCTTATAGTCGCATAATGCCTCCGAAACTCGGATACCCCGTTGACGTTTTACCCTTGCTGAACTCTGATGCCAATGACGTGTGTATTGGTCGCGTTATCGTCGCAGAAGATTACAGAGGGAAAAGCATCGGTAACCAATTGATGCAAGTGAGTTTCGATGCCACAAGAAAGATCTACCCGAACGACAGCATTTTTATATCCGCACAAGCACACTTGAAAGACTACTACGGAAAGTTCGGCTTCGATGTTGTCACCGATAGCTACTTGGAAGATGGATGCACTATGTTGGGTCTTAGACACATTCCGAAAGTTATCTGCTCAGCATAA
- a CDS encoding MOSC domain-containing protein — MKKLGVVNSVLAGKTVAFAHGAKSAINKQVLPQRQHATELGFTNDEQGDPRFHGGIQKALHIYPSEHYFIWQQELGNKAIFQSAGAFGENLSSSGVTEASICLKDKIRIGTTLLEVSQGRMPCWKLNVRLEQNDMARRLQDTLRTGWYFRVLQEGDIGAGDEILLCERPYPDWSLARIMGAVFTGCLDKTELSQLAELPLVESWGKLVERRLETGEVEDWEMRLVGPTAG; from the coding sequence ATGAAGAAGTTGGGCGTAGTTAACAGCGTATTAGCAGGTAAAACCGTTGCTTTTGCACATGGTGCGAAAAGTGCGATTAACAAACAGGTTCTGCCGCAGCGTCAGCATGCAACAGAACTGGGTTTTACCAATGATGAGCAAGGTGATCCACGCTTTCATGGTGGGATTCAAAAAGCCCTTCATATTTACCCAAGCGAGCACTATTTCATTTGGCAGCAAGAGCTAGGTAACAAAGCAATTTTCCAATCAGCTGGGGCGTTCGGTGAGAACTTAAGCTCAAGCGGCGTAACAGAAGCATCCATTTGCCTGAAAGATAAAATCCGAATCGGCACAACCTTATTGGAAGTATCCCAAGGTCGCATGCCTTGCTGGAAACTCAACGTCCGCCTCGAGCAGAACGATATGGCGAGAAGACTGCAAGACACGCTTCGAACAGGCTGGTACTTCCGAGTGCTACAAGAGGGCGATATCGGCGCTGGTGACGAGATTCTTCTGTGCGAAAGACCTTACCCAGACTGGTCATTGGCTCGCATCATGGGCGCTGTATTTACTGGTTGCCTGGATAAAACAGAGCTAAGCCAACTGGCGGAACTTCCATTGGTTGAATCTTGGGGCAAGCTTGTCGAACGTCGCTTGGAAACGGGTGAAGTCGAAGATTGGGAAATGCGTTTGGTTGGCCCGACTGCGGGTTAA
- a CDS encoding AraC family transcriptional regulator, with protein MMPTRQIDSHSGVMTSNEMMAASPHSPALVKTIDMPKGYIDAMHQHTWHQVIFPIKGLLQTKTEHYQHLVPHTSALFVPAGIQHESIALSHTTFVGIYLNPKFGAEYEHQVRTITLTPFLNELLQEIRRQCEGDVSDEKVSRLLGVLHDQIMKDNVQTFQLLLPEDRRLKLIFEALTDTPALDWSLKQWGEKVGASERTLSRLFSKEFNTSFQLWRQQIRLIYSLSLLDEELSIQSIADQVGYQNDSSYIKAFKAYFDVTPQQFRMNSR; from the coding sequence ATGATGCCAACCCGCCAAATCGATTCTCACTCCGGTGTTATGACCTCCAATGAGATGATGGCTGCCAGTCCCCACTCACCGGCTTTGGTTAAGACCATCGACATGCCGAAAGGTTACATTGATGCGATGCACCAACACACGTGGCATCAAGTCATCTTCCCGATCAAAGGGTTATTACAAACCAAAACCGAACATTACCAGCACCTTGTGCCCCATACCTCTGCGCTGTTTGTACCTGCCGGCATTCAACATGAATCCATCGCGCTAAGCCATACGACATTTGTCGGTATCTATCTAAACCCTAAGTTCGGTGCTGAGTACGAGCATCAAGTTAGAACCATCACTCTCACACCGTTCTTAAACGAGCTGCTACAGGAAATACGCCGCCAATGTGAAGGGGACGTGAGTGATGAGAAAGTATCACGCTTGCTTGGCGTACTCCACGATCAAATCATGAAAGATAACGTGCAGACCTTTCAGTTGCTGCTACCAGAAGACCGACGCTTAAAGCTGATATTCGAAGCGTTGACCGATACGCCGGCATTGGATTGGTCACTCAAACAGTGGGGAGAGAAAGTCGGTGCATCCGAACGAACTTTGTCGCGCTTGTTCTCCAAAGAGTTCAACACCTCGTTCCAACTTTGGCGACAACAAATTCGGCTGATTTATTCGCTCTCTTTGCTTGACGAAGAGCTTTCTATCCAAAGCATTGCCGATCAAGTGGGGTATCAAAACGACTCTTCTTACATCAAAGCGTTTAAAGCCTATTTTGATGTCACCCCCCAGCAGTTTCGAATGAATAGCCGATAA